The genomic stretch ATACAGATGTTGAAAAGGTTCCCGGCTTTAGAGTTGGTCAGCATGTCCGATTCCGTGCTGGACTTGTTGACCCAAGGTGGGGATGGAGAGGTGCTTCACCTGATTCAAGAGGGGTTATAACAGGAGTGCATGCTGATGGAGAAGTGAGGGTTGCATTCTTTGGTTTATCAGGGTTGTGGAGAGGAGATCCTGCAGATCTTGCGGTAGAGGAAATATTTGAGGTTGGAGAGTGGGTTAAACTAAAAGATGATGCAAGTGGGTGGAAATCCCTTAGACCTGGGAACATTGGAATTGTTCAAGGCTTAGGGTACGAAGGAGATGCATGGGATGGAAGTGTTATTGTTGGTTTTTGTGGGGAGCAGGAAAGGTGGGTGGGGCCAGCTTCTGACCTCAAAAGAGTGGATAGGCTTTTGGTGGGGCAACGCTTGAAGGTTAAGCTATCTGTGAAGCAGCCAAGATTCGGGTGGTCGGGCCACAGTCATGCTAGCGTGGGGACCATATCAGCTATAGATGCAGATGGAAAGCTGAGAATATATACACCTGTTGGGTCAAAGGCTTGGATGCTGGATCCATCAGAGGTGGAGAAGgtggaggaagaggaattaTGCATAGGAGACTGGGTAAGAGTAAGGTCATCTGTAACAACGCCAACATACCAGTGGGGAGAGGTGAACCCTGTGAGTATTGGAGTGGTGCACAGAATGGAGGCTGGGGAACTTTGGGTAGCATTCTGTTTCATGGAGAGACTTTGGGTATGCAAAGCATGTGAGATGGAGAGGGTGAGACCATTCAAGGTTGGAGACACAGTTAGAATCAGAGGAGGATTGGTGACCCCGAGGTGGGGATGGGGTATGGAGACACATGCAAGCAAGGGTGAAGTGGTTGGTGTTGATGCAAATGGGAAGCTGAGGATCAAGTTCCAATGGAGAGAAGGGAGGCTCTGGATTGGAGATCCTGCTGATATTGTCCTTGATGAGGAGGGTTTACTAGCACCATTGGCATGCCATAGCAGCAACTCTTGATTCTCTGATTCTTGTGTTCCTAATGGTGTTTGTAAACTATTGGTTCCAGAGCTGTGTTTTTGGTGTCTCAGCTCGTGGCAGGTGACTGgatttgtttgatcaaattTACTCGAGGCTTCACTTCTCAGAGGGTGCGGTAGGGGACTCGAGGATAAAATTCATTATTGTTGCCAAAGATAAAAAGGAGCAGTTGAGGAGAACAGTTGGCTAgtcttcttgttcttcattcAATTTACATAAGAGCAGCAGCCAAGAGAGAGCAGCAGCagtggtggggtggggggagggggcatTTGTATTTATTTCATAGTTGTAGCGCTTAGGTGAGCTTTTTAAATATCTATGGTCATGTAATATTCTTATAGCCTGTACAAATTAACCTACGATCTTTCAAGTAGGCCACTTTTTGAGGCTTTCAAAATTGTTCTCCTTTTATCATAAGAAAGTCCCACAGGGCTAAGGTTTTTTTCTTTACCAACTCGTTTGAGGGTATTTCATTAAAGTTACATTCTAAGTTTTGAAATATGACTAATCTAGACTATTTATTATCTACCAAATGATTAATATTATCACATCATTATTCCACGTGGTATAATTAGAACCTCGTTCAAATAAGTCTTTGCCCATCTGATAACCAACTCtaagaaatagttttttttttttttgataaaactcTTAAGAAATAgttgaaagaaaaagatttggAAATCGTTGAAAGTAGACAAAAAGTTCAAGGTAAGATCAATGAGAATTCATTCATCGCGGCAGGTTCAATGCAGGAAAACTCTCTTTTGAGCGGCAGGTTCAATGCAGGAAAACTCTCCTTCTGAATTTATGCTGGGAGTTTTACAACTCGATGGAGACATAACAATTCAAGATTTAAAAAGGTAATAAATCGGATTAGGAATTGGCTCATTTCATCTTGAAATTGGCCAACACAGATCCTGATTCACCCGTTTCGCATCAGAATATTCATGTCAAGATTTCCTTAAATCGGTGGGTTATCAGATCAAATGATCGATTCTAGGGTTCTGACCTATTCCaaatcaatctgaatcagaatcGGCAGGGACCGATTCAGTCACCGATGCCTGTTATTAAAACCTTGCGTGACATATGGTTTTTGAATGGGCATATAGTTTCCTCAAATTTTGGGgtgcaacatttttttttttttgtgaacaCTTTtgtcttttgggtttttttttcgaAGATGGTTTCATACTGTTAAAGCGAATATTTCAGTTGGGATGATTTCCAGAagcatattaaataaaattcttgTCCAATATATCTCCATTACCATGAGACCATGGGCTTTTGGTTTCACCTTGTTGAATTGAGCTAACTTTTGCATAAGCTCCTCTCTAATATGTAAGGTTTGCTACAGGTGTATCCCGTTTAGGTGGAGAGATCCGAAGGATAGTGGTGATGCCATCTGTCAAAAGATTGTCGAGGTGCTTATGATCAACTCAGCTAGTGGACCAGGTCTTTTATTTCCAAAGGTATGATGATGTGACATTTTCATTAATATTGTTGTGGCTGTTTCATATCTCCTTCTACTGTAATTTGTTCTTGTTGTCTTAGGTTTTTTCTGTCTTCTCCCCAAAATAATGCTGGTCATAAAGGTTATTGTGGTTGTGGCActgcaaaaaataattttaattgttgaattttatttttcctgaaGTGATTTAGGTATTTTCTATGCTCATATTGTGGTCATTGTGGTCATGAATGCTATATTTTGTTCTTAGTGGGCCATCATAGCATTTGATTCTTTCATGTGTTGGAGTTGTAAACCAAGATGTATGCAATGGCTCTGGCAAATTGTTACGCTTTAAAACTTCTGATTGCTCTGTTTTGCTTGGTGATACTCGATGAAATTTGCAAATGAACAATAAGTAGGTTTTGGAAAAAGAGCTTACCTTGTGGTACGTTTACAAATACATTACCCCTTGGTATGGTGAGATATTGCTGTAAAAAGTCTTTCTGTGTCAAGGTTAACAGTATGAAAGTAAGAGTCTTCACTCTGTTGAACCTTGATATTTATTCACCAATTTAATCCTGTAGTTTCTGTCATAGTAGTTTTatcttagtttattttatttattttctccttAATGGTTAACATCTGATGGGTGGCCTGTTTACCTTCAGTATCTATGCCTTTAAGAGCTGTTCTAACAGGTCATTTAGTCGGCCACTTTTGCCTTTTTGTATTTATCTAGATTATAAATATGTTTTCCTTGCTGCTTTAAACACCATATATCctgccaaaaaaaatttatattcatGGCCTCACCTCAAATGGATTCCTTGATGGATCTCTAACGATCTCAGTTCCCCTTCATAAACTAATCCCATAACTGAAAATCTCTTGAAAGGTGGTGTTATTGTATAGTTGCAGTAATTTTTTCCTGGTGGATTCCTCTTTCACCGTTTTCCTTTAATTAAtctgtctttaagcttcatctAAAGAGCAGAAAATTTTTTAGGCTTCTAATGGACTGGGAGATTCAGAAAAACCACAAGATCTCTCAGCCTGATATATGTTGAGTTGTTGACTACCTCCTCAACCCAAATGTGGCTCCCAATTGGTGATATGTTCATTGAATCCACGAGATCTTTGACCATTCTAATGATTTGAGCTAACTTCTGAGGCCCTTTACCATGGGATGAAAACTGAGAACCACTGAATGTTCTCTGAGCATCAATTTATGGATCTCTAAGTAGGGAGGTGGTTTTTGAGACTAATGTAAAATAGCCTTAATTTCAGTCACAATGTGGCTTCCTACTTTTTGAAGGGAAATTAGTCAATGGCAGTACTGCATCAATGAGGCGTGCCAGCATTGCTTGCTTAGGTTTGAAAAAGTAAAATCACTTTGAAGTCACCACCACCCTTGTTTATGTTGACTTCAGTTCATTCAATATTCTCTCTTTGCAGGGAGGATGGGAGGATGATGAGACTGTTGAGGAGGCAGCAGAACGAGAAGCTTTAGAAGAAGCTGGTGTGCGAGGGCAGTTAATGGTGAAAAATCAGTACTTCTGTTTCATACACAGTTCTTAAATTTTGGATATTATCTTTGGTCAGGTAATATTCTTATAGCCTATACAAATTAACCTACGATCTTTCAAGTAAGCCACTTTTTGAGGCTTTCAAAATTGTTCTCCTT from Macadamia integrifolia cultivar HAES 741 chromosome 11, SCU_Mint_v3, whole genome shotgun sequence encodes the following:
- the LOC122093112 gene encoding nudix hydrolase 16, mitochondrial-like, which encodes MQENSPSEFMLGVLQLDGDITIQDLKRCIPFRWRDPKDSGDAICQKIVEVLMINSASGPGLLFPKGGWEDDETVEEAAEREALEEAGVRGQLMVKNQYFCFIHSS